The Lebetimonas natsushimae DNA segment CTTTCATCATAAATGCAACCATTCCAAGTAATTCTTCTTTTGTTGGAAGTTTACTTACTTCTTCAACATATGCTGTATCTTTAACTTCACCTTCAACTACTGCACCTTTGATTTTAAATGTATCTTTATATTTGCTAGCATGTTTAGTAATAATTTTTGCTAAAGTTATTTGGTCTTCACCCCAAATAAAAATATTGTTTTCTTCAAAATCAACTTCAACACCGTTGTTTGCAAAAGCTATTTTTGCAAGTGTATTTTTAATTACTCTTGCTTTACCTTCTGCTTCTCTTACTGCTTTTCTTAATTCTTCAAGATTTTGAACAGTTTGTCCTTTATAGTCAGCATAAAAGACACTTACATCTTTTGTAAATTCTTGGCTGAGTTCCTCAACTATTTGTTTTTTTAATTCTTTTTTCATAAAGCTCCTTTCACTTAGACTCGGCAGGATATTAAGGATTACCCACCTGCTTTCTAAGTCACATGGACTTAGGCCAAAGCCTATTTATATTCTGCTAATTCGTTTACATCTAGTTTTAAACTTGGACTCATTGTAAGGCTTAGTGCAGCATTTTGAATATATCTACCTTTTGCACTTGCCGGTTTCATTTTATTAATTTTTTCAACAAAAGCTTTTGCATTCTCATATATAGCTTCAGGTGAAAAGCTAGATTTTCCGATACCAACGTGCATATTACCTTTTTTATCAACCCTAAAGTTTACTTGCCCCGCTTTAGCATTTTTTACAGCCTGGGCTATATCCATTGTAACTGTCCCTGTTTTAGGGTTTGGCATAAGACCTTTTGGTCCTAAGATTCTTCCGAATTTACCAAGTTTTCCCATCATATCAGGTGTAGCAATTAAAATATCAAAATCTAAATTTCCATTTTCAATCATTTCTAATACTTCATCACCAACATAATCAGCACCAGCTTCTTTTGCTTCATCAATTTTTGCTGGATTTGCAACCACTGCAACTTTGACGTTTTTACCTGTTCCATGAGGTAATACAACACTTCCTCTGATCATTTGATCTGCATGTCTTGGGTCAACACCAAGTTTTAGTGCCAATTCAACTGTTTCGTCAAATTTAGCAGATTTTAAATCTTTTACTTTCTCAGCAGCTTCTTTTAATGAATATACATCTTTATCTATTTTTTTCAGAAGCTCTAAATATCTTTTACCATGTTTTTTTGCCATATTCACTCCTCGTAAATTTCTTACTTCCACACACAGTGGTCTTAATCAACTATTTCTATTCCCATAGATTTTGCACTTCCCGCAATTGTTTTCATAGCCGCTTCAATATCGTCGGTATTTAAATCCGGCATTTTTTTCTCAGCAATTTCTCTAAGCTGAGCTTTTGTTATTTTTCCAACTTTATCTTTCAATGGGTTAGAACTACCCTTTTGAATTCCTGCCGCTTTTTTCAAAAAGTCTGTAACAGGCGGTTGTTTTGTAATAAATGTAAAGCTTCTATCTGCATAAACTGTAATTACAACTGGAATATTGTATCCCATCATATCTTTTGTTTTTTCATTAAAAGCTTTACAAAATTCCATAATATTTACACCTCTTTGACCAAGTGCCGGTCCTACTGGAGGTGATGGATTTGCTTTTCCTGCTGGAATTTGAAGTTTCAATACATCAACTACTTTTTTAGCCATTGCCTATCCTTTATACGATTTTTTCAACTTTAGTGTAATGAATTTCAACAGGAGTACTTCTACCAAAAATAGTTACGTTTAGTTTTAGCATTCCTTTTTCATAATCGAAGTCTTCAACTTCTCCTGTGAAATTCGCAAATGGACCTTCGTTTATTCTTACAATTTCACCTTCTTCAAAAGAAACTTTTGGTTTAGGTGCACTTTTTTGTTTTGCTTTTTCTAAAATTAGCTCAACATCTTCTTTTTTAAGGGGCGTTGGTTTTTTAGATTCACCAATGAATCTACCAACTT contains these protein-coding regions:
- the rplJ gene encoding 50S ribosomal protein L10, with translation MKKELKKQIVEELSQEFTKDVSVFYADYKGQTVQNLEELRKAVREAEGKARVIKNTLAKIAFANNGVEVDFEENNIFIWGEDQITLAKIITKHASKYKDTFKIKGAVVEGEVKDTAYVEEVSKLPTKEELLGMVAFMMKAPIAKFAWGLNKLIEKKSEQ
- the rplA gene encoding 50S ribosomal protein L1 produces the protein MAKKHGKRYLELLKKIDKDVYSLKEAAEKVKDLKSAKFDETVELALKLGVDPRHADQMIRGSVVLPHGTGKNVKVAVVANPAKIDEAKEAGADYVGDEVLEMIENGNLDFDILIATPDMMGKLGKFGRILGPKGLMPNPKTGTVTMDIAQAVKNAKAGQVNFRVDKKGNMHVGIGKSSFSPEAIYENAKAFVEKINKMKPASAKGRYIQNAALSLTMSPSLKLDVNELAEYK
- the rplK gene encoding 50S ribosomal protein L11, whose amino-acid sequence is MAKKVVDVLKLQIPAGKANPSPPVGPALGQRGVNIMEFCKAFNEKTKDMMGYNIPVVITVYADRSFTFITKQPPVTDFLKKAAGIQKGSSNPLKDKVGKITKAQLREIAEKKMPDLNTDDIEAAMKTIAGSAKSMGIEIVD
- the nusG gene encoding transcription termination/antitermination protein NusG codes for the protein MEWYALQVYSGSELAVKKAIENLKKEEHLEDKIGQVIVPTEEVLEVKNGQKKVYERSIYPGYVFLEANLDTALWHKIQSLPKVGRFIGESKKPTPLKKEDVELILEKAKQKSAPKPKVSFEEGEIVRINEGPFANFTGEVEDFDYEKGMLKLNVTIFGRSTPVEIHYTKVEKIV